The Spiroplasma citri genomic sequence TCCCAAAATTAAAATCATAATATCGGTACATATCATTTTCTTTTTGTGCTTGCAATTAAAAAACATTATAACCGATTTTTTGTTCTTCAATTTTTTTATACTTTAAACCATATTTATCTTTTAAAGCATCTTCAAAAACATAAGCCGAATTTGAGTTAATATTATAATTATTAGCAACCGAAAAATCATAATTAAAAACACTACCATAATTATTAATCGTATAAAACCGATTTTTAAATGCTGAATATAATTTAATATCTAATTGCTTATATTTATCAGAAAAATAAAAATATCGTGGGTAAATTTTAAAACCATTATTTACTAACAAACCATATTTTTTATTATAACCTTGAACATAAGTATTATTTTCTAAATCAAGAATCGTACGTAAATAATTAGTATAAAATTTCTGTGAAATCTTAAACATACTATTTAATAATTTATCAAATTGTAATTTATCGTTAATATTTTCACTCAACAAAATATTATTAAAATTTTGTAATTTCAACGCAAAAAAGTTAACTAAAACAGTATCATATTGTAAATTATCAATATATCCATTTTCAATAAAAGAACTACGATTTTGAAACACTGGCACCAGAGCACTTGCAAAAAAAGACTGTAAAAACTTAGATAAATCAAACTGACCGCTAAACTGTTGAAAATACTTTAAATCTTTACTATTTAATGATGAATAAATTGAACCATTAAAATTAAAAACTTCACCAGCTCTTGTTCGCATAAAATTAAAATTAAAACTTAAATCATCATTATTAACATTATTTAACTCTAAACTACCAGAAATAATTAAATTTACCTCATCAACAGTCAAAATCATCCGATAAATTGATTTTTTAATATTTTTAACATCCAGTTCATCAACCGTCTCAAAATCAAAAATTATCCGCTTTGCACCAACCTTATTCGGATTTTCATAATCCGCACTACCACCTTGCTGAACTCTAATATTTTCTTGCAAAACAGAATATAAAGATAAATCAATAAATTCTTTTACGCGATTTTGTTGATAACTATTTCAATCAGTAATTTCACCAGTGTTTTTGTTAATGGTTGGCAATTCTGGTTCATTATTTCCTTGTCATTGATAAAACAAATTAACAATATATCATACTCCATTAATTTTATGATAAGGTGCCCCAACAATTCAAACTGATTTATCTGAAAAATTAAATTTTATAATAGAAAAATCATCAGTTCGTTGCTTTTTAACAATTGCAATATATCATTTATTATCTGGCAAAATAGAACGAGCACTTAATTTTCAATTATCTACTTTCAACTTAACTATTGGATAATAATTTTCTTTATAACGGTCAATATTTTCCACAATTTTTTAGATACATTAAACATCTTATATTTTACAGCAAAGGCATAAATAAAATCAGTTAAATTATTCAAAAAATTATCTTTTTTAACATTATAAAATTTTTCAACCATAAACTGATTTTTTAAACTATGTCATTGTCGATAATAATTTAAAAATATTTCATTAGGTTTATCATAAACAACTCCGGTTGAATAACTATCTTGTAAAAAATCCAAATACCATTTATCATTAAATGATAATTTTTTTGATGTTTTTAAAGTTGGATTAATAAAATAATTTGTTTCCGATCAATTTTCAAAAAAACTACTGAGTAAAAAAATTGTATTAATAAAATCAGTTTCATTAATACCTTTATTAGTATTATTCTCTTGTTTAAGCGTATAATGCTCCTCATTTAAGGGTCTAAACGCCGTTAAAGTAATAAATGGAATAACCAAACCCAAAAAAGTTAAAATAAATATGGCAAATAAAGATAACGATTTTTTCATAAACTCAACTCCTAACTATACAATGTTTTTGAAACAATAAACCCAACAATATATAAACTTGATATTGTTAACATTAACGGATGACTAAATAAAATTGCCATTCTACCAAATAATCAAATCAACCAAGTATCAGAATTATATAAATCCATAATAATATTTTTTGCCGATGTAAATTGATTAATAATAACAGTAATAAAACCAGTTCCAAATATCGCAATCGCCGCCGCCAATAAAACTAATTTAATCATTACTTTTTATCTCCTTTAAATTTAGTACTTCTAATATTTTTTGCTTGATATCTAATACTTTGTCGTTTAAGTTCTTTTTTAACGTGCTGCTTATTACTATTTTGATAAACATTTTTACCAACATTAATACCTTTTCGTACAGTTGACGAATATACTTGCGAAACACCATTATTAACTGTTGAACCTAAAATATTATATTGTGTTGATGTGCCATGAATTACATAAATAGATAACTTAATAACCATAAAAAAGACTAAAAAATAAGCAATCAATGTATTTGTCATCGGTAATTTTGTATTTCAAATTACATCAAAAATAAACAAAAATATATCAAAAACAAAACTAAAAATCTTGTCTCAATTACTATTATTATTTTCAACTAATAAATTAATCATCTTTACCATTCCCTTTCTCTTTTTTTAGGTTTTAAATTCTTTTTCAAAATATCAATATCAAATAATTCTAATCGTTCTTTAACACTTAATTTTGTAATTTCCGACCAATAATAAAATTTTTTATCAACAATTTCATCATTTTTTAAATCACGCACAAACTTTAATCATTGACTATCATACTTATTAGCGAATTCAAGGGGAATAATTATTTTAAAAAACCGAATTCCTAACCCAACATCTGACTTATGTTTTGCTCGTTTACCTTCTGCTGTTAGTTCTACTGATTTTGTTTTTCAAATTTCATAATCCGTTATATCTTGGAAAATCCCAATTCGCATAATAAAGAAACGATTAAAAAAATTAAACCCTTTCTTAATAACTGGTTTTTTTCAATGAAATTGGAATAATAATCCAACTTGCTAACTGGCGAATATTATTTCAAATCATACCCTCACGCTGAGCAGTAAATAACGCACGATTACCAAAATGTCTCGCTAAAACAATTCACGGTATTTTACCACTATGAACTTTTTTCTCATCGTGAAGACTAGTTCCATCAATATACAAATAACTTTCATCAAATAAAATAACACTATCATCGGGTGGGGCTGGTTTTGTTCGATCAGTAAAATCTAAATTTTTAAATGTTAAAACTTTAACTTTATCATCTTCTAACGGATAATTACTATAAATTTCATCTGTCAATAATTTCATAGTTTGCGATAAATAAGTTAAAAGTAATGTTTTACGGGTCCCTAACTTTCCAATAATAACTGATAGCGGATTATCTCAAATAAACTGAACTAAGCGAAAAGTACTTAACTGATAAAAAATATTTTTTCACAATCATCACACAAAATAAACACACTGCAAAGCAAACAACAATCAAAATACTAAACCAACACAATACAAAGAAATTATCCAAAGTAATAAATCAATTAAACTAAACAAAAACATTGAACCACTAATATAACAATAGTTTTTAAAGAAAAATATAAACTTTTTCATTATTTAAAATACCCAACTATTTTAAAAACCATTCACAAGAAAAACCAAGTTAAAAAAAATCACAATTCAAATCACCAACCATTAAAGTTAAATATTCATTTTGCGTTAAATTCCACATTGTAATACTTTCAACATTCGTTTTATCTATAAACAAAAATATATGAATAAAAAACTCTTTTAATCTAATTCAATCATTTTGCATTTTTAAAAACTCCACATTTTTTGAATAAGTTTAAAAAACATTCCAAAAAACAAAACAATAAATAACACAAACGATATAACATATAAAAACTCAGGGGCATTTGCACCAATAATATAACTAACAAATTGAACTCAATAATCATATAAACTCATTTAATTTAAACTTTCTAAATCATTAATTAATTCTTGTTCTTTTTCAAAACTTCAATTTGTTAAATTATTATTGTTATTATTTGCTTTTACTTTTTTAGGTTCACTTAAAAATAACGCTTTTTCATTTTAGTAAAATAATTTTGTTTATATTGATTATATAAATTGATTAATTCTGTTCCAGTTAAATACTTTCAAATATGGCGTTTTAAATTTTCATCATATTTTACAATAGGGTAAGAATTATCATATATCAAACCGATTGCTACTTGTTCCGAATGTTTTTCATTCGGATAAATAAACTTATTACTCAATCAAAAACCAATATGACGATTATGATTAGGTAAATTAATAAAACTTGCTTTATCTGTTGTAAAAGGGTAAATTCCTTACTAATAAAATAATTTTCTACATTCTGATTTTTCTTAACAAAATTACTCAATTTTATCAACTTCTTTATTTAATTGTTTTTTAAATCCTTTATTTAAATCTATATGTTCCAAAATAGTTGGAACAATTGCCAAAATTACAGAAACAAACCATAAAACTAATGCCAAAATAAAAATTTCTTTATTGTTATTATTTATATTTAAAATAAAAACATAAACTAACACAACTGAGCTTATAAAAAGAAAAATAATAAAAATCAAGCAACAAAATTAACTAAAATATATCATTTTTTTAATTTTTTATATTCCTTAGTTGTTTTAAATTTCATATCCATAATATAGTCTCCTAACTAAATATTTGTTTAATAAACATTGTTATAAATAATGTTTATATAATGTTTTTTAATTGTAATAAACACTGATTATTAACAATGTTATACATAATGCTAATATATTGTTTATTTAATGTTTAATAAACATTGTTAAATATATAAAATAATAAAAATTGGCACACTGAAAAATACTATTTAATTTTTAACAATAGTTATTAAAATATAAAATCATAAGTTTATAATTAAGTTGATATTATTATGGTTTTCTCTCTGTATAAATTATCTTAAATAGAAAGAAGAAATAAAATATCTAAGAAATAATAAATTCATTTTTTACAAATGTGATACCATCTATTTTTTGATTATCATGAATGTTATCACCAATTAAAACAATTATTTCACTAATAATAATTTTAATAATAACTTTTAAATTTATTATTTGAATTTTTAATAAATTAACAAATTTATAAATATTTTTATACAGAGAGAAAACCATAATAATACCTTAAATATAATTAAATTGATATTTTTACACTATACACTGTTTACAAGTTTTAAAAAAAGTAGGTGTATTTATAAAAAATATTATAAAAATTTTTGGTTCAAAACTGTTATTATTATGATCTTTAATAGAAATATTCTTATTTCTATTAAATCCTACTAAAAAATATTTTTCATAATAGACTCAATATTATGAATAATAAACAATATAGATTTATCAACCTTAAAATTATCCCAATATTAACGATAATAATAAAGTTTATTAAAAAATAAATTTGTAAACAGTTTTTAATCAAATCACATATAAAAACTATTGTTCCACAGTTAAAATAAATTATTCTTTAAGTGCTTCATTTTCTTATTTAAATTCCTTTAACCATAACACGGAAAAAGTTTAAAATTTTAATAATACAAAATATAGCAAATGGAATTAATATAATTCACGCTTCACCTAAGAAAACCATTATCTCAGGTAAAATATTTGTTATACCTTCTTTAACTTTTCATAATGCACTAGTCAAACCCGTTCAAATACCATTCATATCCTCCGCCATAGTTTTAGGTGTAGGTGCTGTTAAAAAATTAAACGCTGTTGTTAAATACATACCTAACATTATTTATTACTCTCCTTTCTTTCAATTTCTTTTTTTCTTTTTTCTTTCCTCGAATTTGTTTAATTTTTTGATAAATTGATAAACCAATTCAAGCAAAAATACCTAATATAATAACAACACTAAATATTGTCGTTAATCAAGTTGGTATATTACATCTCCTCTCTAAAAACTAAAAAATTGAAATTTGCAAACTCGCTCCGCTCGTTGTCGCTTCGCTCCATTAAAAACACTATTGAATAAATTATCCGCTAATAAATTACGCGGAATAATTTATTCTTTTACTTTTTAATTTCAATATCTTTTGCAATCTTATTAACAGTATTAATAACATTATCTTTACCATAATTTTTCATTAGCGACTGCAAAATAAAATATTGCTTTGTTTGCATAATTTCAGCTCCTTAATTAAAAATATTATAAAAATTTTTAGTTCAAAACTGTAAAAACCAAAAATACAAAATGTGTGTGGTTTCTACACATTTGTCATGGTTGTAATTCCATCCCCGAGGTAATATCTAATCACATTTTTTGAAATTGATTATTAAAATTATTAAGAATTATTTGATTACTTAATAATTTATTTCAACTATCCACAAGTTTATCTTCACTATTAATTTGTCCCTTTGAATTATCAAATTTAATAAATTGATTATTAATAAAATTTCAAGTTAGGCGATAATAAAATTGTAAAAAACTATGTCCATAAAATTAACTTTTTTCTGTTGTAAAAATTCCAACAGTAAACCAAAAAATATAATTAGTATTAGTAAAATCAGCAAAATTAATTGCTTTGGTATTATAAAAGTTACTATCATAAACATGACCATAATAAATATCAACTCTTAAATTTTTGACAATATTTAATCCTAAGTTATTTTGTAAACCCAGCATAACATTACTACGAATGGATGGCATTAATCCATCATCGTAACCTCGAAGGCTATTTAAACCTCATTTGTTATTAGTCATAATTGATTGTGGTTTTAATAAAAGACTTAAATTTTTTGTTTCTTTTCATCATAGATTAGTTGAAATTAAACTAAAACTTGTAGCAATAGGAAAAATAAATATCATTAAATAAAATAATTTTCGCAATTTTATTTTCTCCATTTTATTTTTTTAGTTTTATACTTCGTTTGCAGTAACTTGTTCTTGAATACTCATATGATTAATTTTATAAGTTGAAATTCAATATGTTATTAAATAGATTCCTGCCATTAAAATAAAAGTAATTGGAATTGTAATTCATGGGAATCCAAATGGAATAATTACTTTAGCAATTGCAATAAACCCATAAACACCTAGTCATAATATTAATCACATTATGCCAACACCTAAAATTCATGCTAGAAAAGCAAACGGAGTAAATATCCCTAATGTTAAACTATTAATTTCACGATTTGAATATCCTAAAGCTTTCATTACAGCCATAAATTTTAGAAAAGAATTAACAAAGGATTCTGTCATAATATATACAATAATAATAGCGGTTATAATCGTAATAATAACAAAGATAATCGATAAGATACTTGAAATTCAAGCAAGTTTTTCAATAACTTGCGATTTAATAATTAAATAATCTGTTCCCCCAACTCCACTAGTTAATTGGCCGTTCATAAAATCATTCATTGAATACGAACCATCTGGGGAAGAAAGATTAAATCGTGTTGTTTGATCAACTTGATCATTATATTTACTAAACTTACCATTAAATCATAACATCGGATTATCATCTTTGTAATCATATAGTTCACTAGAACTTGTATTAAAACCAAGAATTTTATTAGCAATAACTTGATTTACATATGCCCTCGGAACATAATATGAATTTTGAATTCCAACAACTTTATATTTAATATTTTTAGTAATTTTGCCAATTTTTAATAATCCTTGCCGTAATGCTTCTCGATATCAATTAGTTGGAAAGCCCGTTAAATCACCAATACCATTAATTTCTTTGTCAAATTTATTATCAAAAGGATGAATAACATAATAATCACCTTCTTCAGTTACTTCTTTAGTGACTACTCTCTGATCAGGGGGGCTATTAAGGTCTAGCAACCCTGGTAAGCGGCGTCCTGTTGTTGCAGAAATTGTTGAATTTTGAAATTCACCTGGTTTAAAAGCAGAAGCTGGTAATTTTAAAACAAAATTTTTAATATTATAATAATCTTGAACTTTACCATTTTTATTTTCAAAACCAACACGTGTTTTGTTTCCAATTGTTAATTTCGTTAAATCAAGGGTAAAAGGATTAAGATTATCATCAGTAAAACCACTTGGTAACTCATATGACCATGCGGTTTGGTCTACAGCACAATGCAGTGCATCATCACAATACTGTAATTGTTGAACATTAGTAGTAGTTTCAACTATTTTATTTAACAATAAATTATATTTATTTTCTGCGGCTTTATTTACAACCATTGGAATTTCATCTGCTCCAATATTTAAATTTTTACTATCATCTAAGATTTTTTTAACCGTATGATTTGGAAAAATAATTGTTTTATTATTTGCATTAATTCCATATGTTGGAAGAATAAAACTTGAATTTGATATATTTGTTGTATATCCCGTATAAACATCTTCATTTTTTGAATTATAAGTTGAAGTTCCAAAAGTAAAATTAAATTGTAATTTCGCCAAATCATCTTTTAACCACATTGCTCGAATTTTACCTGGCATAATATCACTTGTTGCATATTGTGCACAATAAGTCCAACGATCAATAATATTTGGGTCTGTTGGGTGAACTGGTGGTTTTCCAAATGCACGTGGAATTGTTGAGCATAATAAAGTATCAATTTGATTTCGAATATCAACATTTTCACCATAATGTTTATACATATCATAAAAAGTACCAATTGATAAACTTGCTCCTTTTCCAACCATAAAATTAAAAATAATCATATTATTTAATTGTTGCGCGTATAAATGAGCATTTTTAGCACTAATATCATTTTTTGTTGATAACCATTTTCCATTATATAAATAATCACTTACTAAAGAATTTTTAGTTAATGGATATGCTGCCTCAGTCGAAAAAATAGGACCATTTCAGTCATACATTTCATAGCGACTAAATGGAATATTACCAATAACATTCGTATATTCGTATTCATTATCATAATTTAAATTGGCATAATAATCTTTACTAAACTTATTGATTGCTGTTGGAATTAAAGTTGCTAACGTTAAAGATAAACTAGCAACAAAAAATGTTAAGAAAAATCAACCAATTTTTTTCATTGAAACGGCCATCATCACAAAACGAAATTTTGTTGTAAACTTTTTAAAACAAAAAACATTGCTAATAGAATATACTAATTTTGAGGTTTTAATATTTTTATTCGGATTTAATAAATCTAACGGACTAATTATTAATTGTCGAATTGCTGTTACTAAAATTGACAAACTACTAACAAGACCAATAATCCCAAAACAAATCGCAAATGGAATCAATGAAAATGAAAAGTTAACTGGAATAACAAAGTAACTATTAAAAACACTCATAATAGGGAGTTGCAAAAAGACACCAATAATTCATCCAAGTGGAACTCCAATTCCAGTTACTACAATTGCATGCGCTAAATAAGAACTAGCAATTGTTAATCCACTATAGCCGTTTGCTTTTAAAATTCCATTTTCAATTTTTTGTTGATTAATAATTTTTTTAATTAAAATTATTAATGTGAAAATTAAAATTATTAAGAAAATAATGCATAAAACAATTGTAATCGTGCGATAAAATATAATTGTAGTTCCCAATAAAGAATAACGTAAGTAAACCAACTTTGTTTCATCGCGACTTTGTAGTGGAGCATTTTTATAACTTGGATTATTTAAACTTCAAAAATCAGCTGCTAAATATTTTTTAAAATTTTCAAAGTCTGTTCCTTTATTTTCAGATAAACCAACATGATTAATATATAATGTGGAATTTTCTTCAATATCAGTGTTGGCAGCAATAGACTCACTACGATAAACTTTTTCAGAAACATAAATAATACCATCTGTTTTTGGATCTGGAAAAACATCAGTATCATAAATTGTTGGATAAATATTAGCCGGATCTCCACCAATAGCACCAACAAAGAAATTTGAATTTTCACCAATTGTAAGTTGATCTCCTACTTTTAATTTTTGACTCCGTGCAAATTGTGGTGTAATAACAACATATACATCATTAATTGGATTAGTCGGATCAAAAGAATCATATTTTTTAATAAGTTTTAATTTATTATCTTGTAATAATTGTTGTCAATTAATAATTTTATATTTTAAATTTGATGTTAAGTCTCAATATGCATATTGTTCACGTAACTGAACTGAAAAATTTGAAGCTTTAGCAACTA encodes the following:
- a CDS encoding ABC transporter permease codes for the protein MLLFLQTLKSMFKQKAQLIIFIILAALLTLLTTSSWIVNTRLTNAYSFMGEGTFAYDYLLRFDSKKKTGQNVETITPWYAFSNDYHLITDVNGEQGTLPYAHLGEDGALKALDNNVEIEFTFDSRTNKVSNIIFTDLDKTAPIFLNNGLYRFNFNSKPFQTSVIGQLYDQKGYLFNQDNLPLIEEFMNNFTHIDISQNTVNLIIAYLNKKYPGITDRKKLKDAVIDFVNNGITKWKKDVDLRGSIDEIPTKASIENRLFEEKLNGDLSFLVKDTSQPLTKISLYYSPTVNNNLDVGYNNNIENAVFSVNDFYNQNNKNSSFRNQPYGPYGLTKSYYTLVAKASNFSVQLREQYAYWDLTSNLKYKIINWQQLLQDNKLKLIKKYDSFDPTNPINDVYVVITPQFARSQKLKVGDQLTIGENSNFFVGAIGGDPANIYPTIYDTDVFPDPKTDGIIYVSEKVYRSESIAANTDIEENSTLYINHVGLSENKGTDFENFKKYLAADFWSLNNPSYKNAPLQSRDETKLVYLRYSLLGTTIIFYRTITIVLCIIFLIILIFTLIILIKKIINQQKIENGILKANGYSGLTIASSYLAHAIVVTGIGVPLGWIIGVFLQLPIMSVFNSYFVIPVNFSFSLIPFAICFGIIGLVSSLSILVTAIRQLIISPLDLLNPNKNIKTSKLVYSISNVFCFKKFTTKFRFVMMAVSMKKIGWFFLTFFVASLSLTLATLIPTAINKFSKDYYANLNYDNEYEYTNVIGNIPFSRYEMYDWNGPIFSTEAAYPLTKNSLVSDYLYNGKWLSTKNDISAKNAHLYAQQLNNMIIFNFMVGKGASLSIGTFYDMYKHYGENVDIRNQIDTLLCSTIPRAFGKPPVHPTDPNIIDRWTYCAQYATSDIMPGKIRAMWLKDDLAKLQFNFTFGTSTYNSKNEDVYTGYTTNISNSSFILPTYGINANNKTIIFPNHTVKKILDDSKNLNIGADEIPMVVNKAAENKYNLLLNKIVETTTNVQQLQYCDDALHCAVDQTAWSYELPSGFTDDNLNPFTLDLTKLTIGNKTRVGFENKNGKVQDYYNIKNFVLKLPASAFKPGEFQNSTISATTGRRLPGLLDLNSPPDQRVVTKEVTEEGDYYVIHPFDNKFDKEINGIGDLTGFPTNWYREALRQGLLKIGKITKNIKYKVVGIQNSYYVPRAYVNQVIANKILGFNTSSSELYDYKDDNPMLWFNGKFSKYNDQVDQTTRFNLSSPDGSYSMNDFMNGQLTSGVGGTDYLIIKSQVIEKLAWISSILSIIFVIITIITAIIIVYIMTESFVNSFLKFMAVMKALGYSNREINSLTLGIFTPFAFLAWILGVGIMWLILWLGVYGFIAIAKVIIPFGFPWITIPITFILMAGIYLITYWISTYKINHMSIQEQVTANEV